The following are encoded together in the Xanthomonas vesicatoria ATCC 35937 genome:
- the treZ gene encoding malto-oligosyltrehalose trehalohydrolase: protein MNQRNDIIPAWGAWPAGEGQVRFALWAPNATSVEVVFDDGTRSALQAGQDGFFTAALSCARTARYRYSVDGGEPVPDPASRWQPDGVHGPSAVQPTDGYRWSNTQWQGRPWGEAVIYELHVGTCGGYAGVQAQLPQLAAMGITAIELMPLSAFPGTHNWGYDGVLPYAPAEAYGTPDELKALIDAAHGHGLMVLLDVVYNHFGPDGNYLHSYAGPFFNEDKPTPWGAAIDFRKPPVQRYFLDNALMWLHEYRFDGLRLDAVHAITPNAFLDTLRETVETSLPAGRHVHLVLENEANQASQLQRGYTAQWDDDFHNALHVLLTGEEEGYYAAFADKPTDHLARVLGEGFAYQGEPDPRGHVRGEPSGGLPPHKFVVFAQNHDQIGNRARGERLTVLVSQPRLRAALALTALTPMIPLFFMGEPWGATQPFLFFTDFGPPLDEAVREGRRKEFAHFAAFADEAQRATIPDPNSHATFAASRAPIDDAAHGDGAQWAAWFTALLGVRRQWLVPGLAEARAVRASVLADGALTATWELPDGLWHIAFNVGSAAVPLPPLRGRVAFAENVDAAAQQLPVDGFIAWHEDRT, encoded by the coding sequence ATGAACCAGCGCAACGACATCATCCCGGCCTGGGGCGCATGGCCAGCGGGTGAGGGACAGGTGCGCTTCGCGCTCTGGGCCCCGAATGCCACCAGCGTGGAGGTCGTCTTCGATGACGGCACGCGCAGCGCGCTGCAGGCTGGGCAGGACGGGTTCTTCACCGCCGCCCTGAGCTGCGCAAGGACTGCGCGTTATCGCTATAGCGTCGATGGTGGCGAGCCGGTACCGGACCCGGCCTCACGCTGGCAGCCCGATGGTGTGCACGGCCCCAGCGCGGTGCAGCCCACCGACGGCTACCGCTGGAGCAACACCCAATGGCAGGGTCGGCCGTGGGGCGAGGCGGTGATCTATGAGTTGCATGTTGGCACCTGCGGCGGCTACGCCGGCGTGCAGGCGCAGTTGCCGCAGCTGGCCGCGATGGGGATCACCGCCATCGAACTGATGCCGTTGAGCGCGTTTCCAGGCACGCATAACTGGGGCTACGACGGCGTACTGCCGTATGCACCGGCGGAAGCCTACGGCACGCCGGACGAACTGAAGGCGTTGATCGACGCCGCACACGGCCACGGCCTGATGGTGTTGCTGGACGTGGTCTACAACCACTTCGGCCCGGACGGCAATTACCTGCACAGCTACGCCGGCCCGTTCTTCAACGAAGACAAGCCCACCCCGTGGGGTGCGGCGATCGACTTCCGCAAGCCGCCGGTACAGCGCTATTTTCTCGACAACGCACTGATGTGGCTGCATGAATACCGCTTCGACGGGCTGCGCCTGGATGCGGTGCACGCCATCACGCCCAATGCCTTTCTGGACACCCTGCGCGAAACTGTGGAAACCAGCCTGCCGGCCGGACGCCACGTGCATCTGGTACTGGAAAACGAGGCCAATCAGGCCTCGCAACTGCAACGTGGCTACACCGCGCAGTGGGACGACGATTTCCACAACGCCTTGCATGTGTTGCTGACCGGCGAAGAAGAGGGCTATTACGCCGCCTTCGCGGACAAGCCCACCGACCACCTGGCGCGCGTCCTTGGCGAAGGCTTCGCCTACCAGGGCGAGCCGGACCCGCGTGGCCATGTGCGTGGCGAGCCCAGTGGCGGGCTGCCGCCGCACAAGTTTGTGGTGTTCGCACAGAACCACGACCAGATCGGCAACCGTGCGCGTGGCGAGCGGTTGACCGTGCTGGTCTCGCAACCGCGCTTGCGCGCAGCGCTGGCGTTGACCGCATTGACGCCGATGATTCCGCTGTTTTTCATGGGCGAGCCATGGGGCGCGACGCAGCCGTTCCTGTTCTTCACCGACTTCGGCCCGCCGCTGGATGAGGCGGTGCGCGAAGGCCGCCGCAAGGAGTTCGCGCACTTCGCCGCATTTGCCGACGAGGCACAGCGCGCCACCATTCCCGACCCCAACAGCCATGCCACCTTCGCCGCCTCGCGGGCGCCGATCGACGATGCGGCGCACGGCGACGGCGCGCAGTGGGCAGCGTGGTTTACCGCATTGCTGGGCGTGCGTCGGCAGTGGCTGGTGCCCGGCCTTGCCGAGGCGCGGGCTGTGCGAGCCAGCGTGCTGGCCGATGGCGCGCTCACCGCCACCTGGGAGCTGCCGGACGGCCTGTGGCATATCGCGTTCAACGTCGGCAGCGCGGCGGTGCCGTTGCCGCCACTGCGCGGGCGCGTGGCGTTTGCCGAAAACGTCGATGCAGCTGCGCAGCAGTTGCCGGTCGACGGTTTCATCGCCTGGCACGAGGACCGCACATGA
- a CDS encoding 1,4-alpha-glucan branching enzyme, which produces MSERLGVPGQETEGEGVTTEGTSDIALALQALADGAPTDAFAVLGPHLQADGRCRVRVLAPGAEAMGLIDARGKLLARMQAGAVDGVFEGELAVNGPYRLRIVWPDVVQEIEDPYAFAPTLDESLLLQIAAGDGQALRSALGPQHLRCGDVPGVRFAVWAPHAQRVAVVGDFNGWEARRHPMRRRNGGFWELFLPRVEAGARYKYAVTAADGRVLLKADPVARQSELPPATASVVPGGAAFAWADAQWMARRAVQTLPAPMSIYEVHAASWRRDDHNQPLDWISLAEQLIPYVQELGFTHIELLPITEHPFGGSWGYQPLGLYAPTARHGSPDGFAQFVDACHRAGIGVILDWVSAHFPDDAHGLAQFDGAALYEHADPREGMHRDWNTLIYNYGRPEVTAYLLGSALEWIDHYHLDGLRVDAVASMLYRDYGRAEGEWVPNAHGGRENLEAVAFLRQLNREIATRHPGVLTIAEESTAWPGVTAPISDGGLGFTHKWNMGWMHDTLSYTQRDPAERAQHHSQLTFGLVYAFSERFVLPLSHDEVVHGTGGLLGQMPGDDWRRFANLRAYLALMWAHPGDKLVFMGAEFGQWRDWNHDQSLDWHLLDGPPHRGVQQLVGDLNATLRRVPALYRGAHRAEGFDWSVADDARNSVLAFIRHDPEGGAPPLLAVSNLTPQPLHDYRVGVPRAGIWREILNTDSAHYGGSNLGNSGPLATEPMGMHGHTQRLRLTLPPLATIYLQAEK; this is translated from the coding sequence ATGAGCGAACGGTTGGGCGTGCCAGGGCAGGAAACGGAAGGCGAGGGTGTGACCACGGAAGGAACCTCTGACATCGCGCTTGCCTTGCAGGCGCTGGCCGACGGGGCGCCCACCGACGCGTTCGCGGTGCTGGGCCCGCACCTGCAGGCTGATGGCCGTTGCCGCGTTCGGGTGCTGGCACCCGGCGCCGAGGCGATGGGTCTGATCGATGCCCGCGGCAAATTGCTGGCGCGCATGCAGGCCGGCGCGGTCGATGGCGTGTTCGAAGGCGAGCTGGCGGTCAATGGCCCCTATCGGCTGCGCATTGTGTGGCCGGACGTGGTACAGGAAATCGAAGACCCCTACGCGTTTGCTCCGACGCTGGACGAATCGTTGCTGCTGCAGATCGCCGCCGGCGACGGGCAGGCATTGCGCAGTGCGTTGGGCCCACAGCACCTGCGCTGCGGTGATGTGCCCGGCGTGCGCTTTGCGGTCTGGGCGCCGCATGCCCAGCGCGTGGCGGTGGTGGGCGACTTCAATGGCTGGGAGGCACGGCGGCATCCGATGCGCCGGCGTAACGGCGGCTTCTGGGAGCTGTTCCTGCCGCGCGTGGAAGCCGGCGCCCGCTACAAATATGCCGTTACCGCTGCCGATGGCCGCGTGCTGCTCAAGGCCGACCCGGTCGCGCGCCAGAGCGAGCTGCCGCCGGCCACTGCCTCGGTGGTGCCCGGCGGCGCCGCGTTTGCATGGGCCGATGCGCAGTGGATGGCCAGGCGTGCGGTGCAAACGCTGCCGGCGCCGATGTCCATCTACGAGGTGCACGCCGCCTCGTGGCGCCGCGATGACCACAACCAGCCGCTGGACTGGATCAGTCTGGCAGAGCAGCTGATCCCCTACGTGCAGGAGCTGGGCTTCACCCATATCGAGCTACTGCCGATCACCGAGCATCCGTTTGGCGGCTCGTGGGGTTACCAGCCGCTAGGCCTGTATGCCCCCACCGCGCGGCACGGCAGCCCGGACGGTTTTGCGCAGTTCGTCGATGCCTGCCATCGCGCCGGCATCGGCGTGATCCTGGATTGGGTCAGCGCGCACTTCCCCGATGATGCGCACGGCCTGGCGCAGTTCGATGGCGCCGCACTGTACGAGCATGCCGACCCGCGCGAAGGCATGCATCGCGACTGGAATACGCTGATCTACAACTACGGCCGCCCGGAAGTGACCGCCTACCTGTTGGGCAGCGCACTGGAGTGGATCGACCATTACCACCTCGACGGCCTGCGCGTGGATGCGGTGGCCTCGATGCTGTACCGCGACTACGGCCGTGCCGAGGGCGAGTGGGTGCCCAACGCGCATGGCGGCCGCGAGAATCTGGAGGCAGTGGCGTTCTTGCGTCAGCTCAATCGCGAGATCGCCACGCGCCATCCGGGCGTGCTGACCATCGCCGAAGAGTCCACCGCCTGGCCTGGCGTGACCGCACCGATCAGCGATGGCGGGCTGGGCTTCACGCACAAATGGAACATGGGCTGGATGCACGACACGCTGAGCTACACGCAGCGCGATCCTGCCGAACGTGCGCAGCACCACAGCCAGCTCACCTTCGGCCTGGTGTACGCGTTCTCCGAGCGCTTCGTGCTGCCGCTCTCGCACGATGAAGTGGTGCACGGTACCGGCGGCCTGTTGGGCCAGATGCCGGGCGACGACTGGCGTCGCTTCGCCAACCTGCGCGCCTACCTGGCGCTGATGTGGGCGCATCCGGGCGACAAACTGGTGTTCATGGGCGCCGAATTCGGCCAATGGCGCGACTGGAATCACGATCAGTCGCTGGACTGGCATCTGCTCGACGGGCCGCCGCATCGCGGCGTGCAGCAATTGGTGGGCGATCTCAACGCCACCTTGCGCCGCGTGCCGGCACTGTATCGCGGTGCGCATCGTGCCGAAGGCTTCGACTGGAGCGTGGCCGACGACGCACGCAACAGCGTGCTGGCCTTTATCCGTCACGATCCCGAAGGCGGTGCGCCGCCCTTGCTGGCAGTGAGCAACCTCACCCCGCAACCGCTTCACGACTACCGCGTGGGGGTGCCGCGTGCCGGCATCTGGCGCGAAATCCTCAACACCGACAGTGCCCACTACGGCGGCAGCAACCTCGGCAACAGCGGTCCTCTTGCGACCGAGCCGATGGGCATGCACGGGCATACGCAACGTTTGCGCCTGACCCTGCCGCCGCTGGCCACGATCTACCTGCAAGCGGAGAAATAA
- a CDS encoding ABC1 kinase family protein, translating into MSRRTQILRLLLRYRGSGVFAGMNLDPAAINEYEVPAEGTPDQFVSDLESLGPTFVKLGQMLSTRPDIVPPEFATALERMQENTSSVPVERIRQIIEEELGVSVNKAFSFFDPVPLGCASLAQVHRAALRDGTPVAIKVQKPEVAAQVRSDLDVLRSFATAADRLTGIGRRVRFADWLGEFGKTLRAELNYEDEAETLVRFGKHLKPFPLLWVPQPIWDLSSRKVLTMQLAEGVRVDKISGLRRTEQPMDNLAAELVKGYLDQMFVHGEIHADPHPGNLRVLQDGRLAIFDLGMVAHVPPRLRERLLKLLFAAVDGRGEEVAEETIALSTRLEDYDEDRYQRETGQMIARYAAHDTTSEGRVVLDLVRIATANGLRTPPELSLLGKTLLNLEGVSRALSPSLDTRRIVERHLQHVMRARLKKSLSAANLASEAMELQHLVREGPRRMSEILSLAAENRLQMRVTGLEESHLMESLQKIANRVAAGIVTAALIMASAQMMRIETGLKLWGYPAIAMVLFLLGVFLGLGIVLSALLFDRRVRAREERGHR; encoded by the coding sequence ATGAGCCGGCGCACGCAGATCCTGCGCCTGCTGCTGCGGTATCGCGGGTCGGGTGTATTTGCCGGCATGAATCTGGATCCGGCCGCCATCAACGAGTACGAGGTACCTGCCGAAGGCACACCGGACCAGTTTGTCTCCGACCTGGAATCGCTTGGCCCCACCTTCGTCAAATTGGGTCAGATGTTGTCCACGCGCCCGGACATCGTGCCGCCGGAGTTCGCCACCGCGCTGGAGCGCATGCAGGAGAACACCAGCTCGGTGCCGGTGGAGCGCATCCGCCAGATCATCGAGGAAGAACTCGGCGTATCGGTCAACAAGGCCTTCTCGTTCTTCGACCCGGTGCCGCTGGGGTGCGCCTCGCTGGCGCAGGTGCACCGCGCCGCATTGCGCGACGGCACGCCGGTAGCGATCAAGGTGCAAAAGCCCGAAGTCGCCGCGCAGGTACGGTCGGATCTGGACGTGCTCAGGAGCTTTGCCACCGCCGCCGACCGGCTCACCGGCATCGGTCGTCGCGTGCGTTTTGCGGACTGGTTGGGCGAGTTCGGCAAGACCCTGCGCGCCGAACTCAATTACGAAGACGAAGCCGAAACGCTGGTGCGCTTTGGCAAGCACCTCAAGCCGTTTCCGTTGCTGTGGGTGCCGCAACCGATCTGGGATCTGAGCAGCCGCAAGGTGCTAACCATGCAGCTGGCCGAAGGCGTGCGCGTGGATAAGATCTCCGGCCTGCGTCGCACCGAGCAGCCGATGGATAACCTGGCTGCGGAGCTGGTCAAGGGCTATCTGGATCAAATGTTCGTGCATGGCGAAATCCATGCCGACCCGCATCCGGGCAACTTGCGTGTGCTGCAGGACGGGCGGCTGGCGATCTTCGACCTGGGCATGGTGGCGCATGTGCCACCGCGGCTGCGCGAGCGGTTGCTGAAGTTATTGTTTGCCGCCGTCGACGGGCGTGGCGAAGAAGTGGCCGAAGAGACCATCGCGCTCAGTACGCGGCTGGAGGATTACGACGAAGACCGATACCAGCGCGAAACCGGGCAGATGATCGCGCGCTACGCGGCGCACGACACCACCTCTGAAGGCCGCGTGGTGCTGGATCTGGTGCGCATCGCCACCGCCAATGGGTTGCGCACGCCGCCGGAACTGAGCCTGCTCGGCAAGACCCTGCTGAATCTGGAAGGCGTCTCCCGCGCGTTGTCGCCCAGCCTGGATACGCGGCGCATCGTTGAACGTCACCTGCAGCATGTCATGCGCGCGCGACTGAAAAAGTCGCTGTCTGCTGCCAATCTGGCCAGCGAAGCGATGGAACTGCAGCATCTAGTGCGCGAAGGCCCGCGCCGCATGTCCGAGATCCTGTCGTTGGCCGCAGAGAACCGCCTGCAGATGCGCGTCACCGGGCTGGAAGAATCGCATCTGATGGAAAGCCTGCAGAAGATCGCCAACCGGGTTGCGGCCGGTATCGTCACCGCTGCGCTGATCATGGCCTCGGCACAGATGATGCGCATCGAAACCGGCCTGAAACTGTGGGGCTACCCGGCAATCGCGATGGTGTTGTTCCTGCTCGGCGTCTTTTTGGGTCTGGGCATCGTGCTTAGTGCGCTGCTGTTCGACCGCCGCGTGCGTGCACGCGAAGAGCGCGGGCACCGCTAG
- a CDS encoding GGDEF domain-containing protein, whose product MADQPELPSRPRGGLRRLLPWGGTDTARPAAALPSVRDSAHAVQGLAAHQLVPAKAKSGAHDPAAATALLMRLFSHAAHPEALLLAFAEGIASLHGELGDMGVRLSAAYAAGDWPGYGRTLRQLIDKYIRTIDIGDSIAEGRTEAEQLRDLLRHALGNALATLLQRSPELAEEAQTLASALRHWRPGHELITLEQRLRELSHQIGLRAEDASEQQNLLLGLFDLLLENVGELLDDRSWLQGQISVVRQLLAGPLDVESIEQARGTLREVIYKQGLLKQGIADSKTAMREMMVSFVDRLDGMATSTGEYHDRVAGYSQAIGDARSIPDLNRLLQEVLQDTAGVQAQALAARDELLSARRQVEDAEQRIASLEQELNAVAGLVREDQLTGALNRRGFEELFQREAVRTQRGGQPLCVAMLDLDDFRRLNEAHGHAGGDAALRHTVEVAKAVLRTTDAIARFGGEEFVLLLPDSTIFEASAAVIRLQRALAQRSLLHEDVRIFISFSAGVALRHTDETQDELVRRADRAMYDAKAAGKNRVISAD is encoded by the coding sequence ATGGCCGACCAGCCTGAACTTCCAAGCCGCCCGCGTGGCGGGCTGCGCCGTCTGCTGCCCTGGGGCGGCACGGACACCGCACGCCCCGCCGCCGCGCTGCCAAGCGTGCGCGACAGCGCGCATGCCGTGCAGGGCCTGGCGGCCCATCAGCTGGTTCCCGCCAAGGCCAAGTCCGGCGCGCACGACCCGGCGGCAGCCACGGCGCTGCTGATGCGCCTGTTCTCGCACGCTGCGCATCCCGAAGCGCTGTTGCTGGCGTTCGCCGAAGGCATCGCCAGCCTGCATGGCGAGCTCGGCGACATGGGCGTGCGCCTGAGCGCGGCCTATGCCGCCGGCGACTGGCCAGGCTACGGCCGCACGCTGCGCCAGCTGATCGACAAATACATCCGCACCATCGATATCGGCGACTCGATCGCCGAAGGCCGCACCGAAGCCGAACAGCTGCGCGACCTGTTGCGGCATGCGCTGGGCAATGCCCTGGCCACCCTGCTGCAACGCAGCCCCGAGCTGGCCGAAGAAGCCCAGACCCTGGCATCGGCACTGCGCCATTGGCGGCCGGGGCATGAGCTGATCACGCTGGAGCAGCGGCTGCGCGAGCTGAGCCACCAGATCGGTCTGCGTGCCGAGGATGCCAGCGAACAGCAAAATCTGCTGCTCGGCTTGTTCGACCTATTATTGGAGAACGTCGGCGAACTCCTCGACGATCGCAGCTGGTTGCAGGGCCAGATCTCGGTCGTGCGGCAGCTGTTGGCCGGGCCGTTGGACGTGGAATCGATCGAGCAGGCACGCGGCACCCTACGCGAGGTGATCTACAAGCAGGGCCTGCTCAAGCAGGGCATCGCCGATTCCAAGACCGCCATGCGCGAGATGATGGTGTCCTTCGTCGACCGGCTCGACGGCATGGCCACCAGTACCGGCGAGTACCACGACCGCGTTGCCGGCTATTCGCAGGCGATCGGCGACGCTCGCAGCATTCCCGATCTCAATCGCCTGCTGCAGGAGGTGCTGCAGGACACCGCTGGGGTCCAGGCGCAGGCGCTGGCAGCACGCGACGAGCTGCTGTCGGCACGCCGCCAGGTCGAAGACGCCGAACAACGCATCGCCTCGCTCGAACAGGAGCTCAACGCGGTGGCCGGGCTGGTCCGCGAAGACCAGCTTACTGGCGCGCTCAACCGGCGCGGCTTCGAAGAACTGTTCCAGCGCGAAGCGGTACGCACCCAGCGCGGCGGCCAGCCGCTGTGCGTGGCGATGCTGGACCTGGACGACTTCCGCCGCCTTAACGAGGCCCACGGCCACGCCGGTGGCGACGCCGCGCTGCGCCATACCGTCGAGGTCGCCAAGGCGGTCCTGCGCACGACCGACGCCATTGCCCGCTTCGGCGGCGAAGAATTCGTATTGCTGCTGCCAGACTCGACCATCTTCGAAGCCAGCGCGGCGGTCATCCGCCTGCAGCGCGCCCTGGCGCAGCGCTCCTTGCTGCACGAGGACGTGCGGATCTTCATCAGCTTCAGCGCCGGCGTGGCGCTACGCCACACCGACGAGACCCAGGACGAGCTGGTCCGCCGCGCCGACCGCGCCATGTACGACGCCAAGGCCGCGGGCAAGAATCGGGTGATCAGCGCCGATTAG
- the glgA gene encoding glycogen synthase GlgA has product MVATMPFHATTARLERSTMLPTLKKSGRPRDARGRFIRHHERLPVSLADTRGALFVVSEMADFIKAGGLGDVAAALPRALRHRYDVRVLIPGYRAVLERAGKVEIVGRVLAHAAMPACDIGRIVQSDGLPIYILLSKELFERDGSPYVSTSGSEFEDNAIRFATLSHAAAQIAAGHAGLGWKPRLLHLNDWPCALAAAYVRWSGGTTPCLLTIHNLAYQGLVPYSMASALGIPAERVAELEFYGQMSFLRGGIVNADHVNTVSVSYAKQITGPAQGCGLDRLLAGRAAKGALTGIVNGIDASWDPRTDAYLDSHFSVNQWQGRQANAAQVRKAFGLRDSTGPLFAVVSRLVHQKGLDLICEVAPQIVAAGGQIAVIGGGEPEIEQQVAELTRRYPGQVGAFIGFEEGLARRMFAGADFLLMPSRFEPCGLSQMYAQRFGCLPIAHATGGLIDTVDDGVTGFLFQQASVEALRRCLERAFRTFRLPSLLSAMRRAAMLRPSGWDVAGKKYLSLYERTAATAPALATVS; this is encoded by the coding sequence ATGGTTGCCACGATGCCGTTTCATGCCACCACTGCGCGCCTAGAGCGCAGCACGATGCTCCCCACGCTGAAGAAGAGTGGGAGGCCGCGTGATGCGCGAGGGCGGTTCATTCGCCACCACGAGCGGCTGCCGGTATCGCTGGCAGATACGCGCGGTGCGTTGTTCGTGGTGTCGGAGATGGCGGACTTCATCAAGGCCGGTGGTCTGGGCGATGTGGCAGCGGCACTGCCGCGCGCGCTGCGCCATCGCTACGACGTGCGTGTGTTGATCCCGGGCTATCGCGCCGTCCTCGAGCGCGCCGGCAAAGTGGAGATCGTCGGTCGCGTGCTGGCGCATGCCGCGATGCCGGCCTGCGACATCGGCCGTATCGTGCAGTCCGATGGCCTGCCGATCTACATCCTGCTGTCCAAGGAACTGTTCGAACGCGATGGCTCGCCGTATGTGAGCACCAGCGGCTCGGAGTTCGAGGACAACGCGATCCGCTTCGCCACCTTGTCGCATGCCGCCGCGCAGATTGCCGCCGGCCATGCCGGACTGGGCTGGAAGCCGCGCCTGCTGCACCTCAATGACTGGCCGTGTGCGCTGGCTGCCGCTTATGTGCGGTGGTCCGGCGGCACCACCCCGTGCCTGCTCACTATCCATAACCTGGCCTACCAGGGCCTGGTGCCGTATTCGATGGCGTCCGCACTGGGCATCCCGGCCGAGCGTGTGGCCGAACTGGAGTTCTACGGGCAGATGTCGTTCCTGCGCGGCGGCATCGTCAATGCCGACCACGTCAACACCGTCAGCGTCAGCTATGCCAAGCAGATCACTGGCCCGGCGCAGGGCTGCGGGCTGGACCGGCTGCTGGCCGGCCGCGCCGCCAAGGGCGCGCTGACCGGCATCGTCAACGGCATCGACGCCAGTTGGGACCCGCGCACCGATGCTTACCTGGATTCGCACTTCAGCGTGAACCAGTGGCAGGGCCGGCAGGCCAATGCTGCCCAGGTGCGCAAGGCCTTCGGGTTGCGCGACAGCACCGGGCCGCTGTTTGCGGTGGTGTCGCGGCTGGTGCATCAAAAGGGCCTGGACCTGATCTGCGAGGTTGCCCCGCAGATCGTGGCGGCCGGTGGGCAGATCGCGGTGATCGGCGGAGGCGAGCCGGAGATCGAACAACAGGTGGCCGAGCTGACCCGCCGGTATCCCGGCCAGGTCGGAGCCTTCATCGGGTTTGAAGAAGGCCTGGCGCGGCGCATGTTCGCCGGTGCGGACTTCCTGCTGATGCCGTCGCGCTTTGAGCCGTGCGGCCTGAGCCAGATGTACGCGCAGCGTTTTGGCTGCCTGCCGATCGCGCATGCCACCGGCGGGCTGATCGACACCGTGGACGATGGCGTCACCGGCTTCCTGTTCCAGCAGGCCAGCGTTGAAGCCTTGCGCCGCTGCCTTGAACGCGCCTTCCGCACCTTCCGTCTGCCCAGCTTGCTGTCGGCGATGCGCCGTGCGGCCATGCTGCGGCCCAGCGGTTGGGATGTAGCCGGCAAGAAGTATCTCTCCCTCTACGAACGCACCGCCGCAACCGCACCTGCGCTTGCGACGGTGTCATGA
- a CDS encoding DUF808 domain-containing protein — MAGASLFTLLDDIATLLDDVSILTKVAAKKTAGVLGDDLALNAQQVTGVSADRELPVVWAVAKGSLVNKVILVPAALAISALEAWLRGRGYNVPLVMPLMMIGGAYLCFEGVEKLAHKFLHDEEEDAQRHAERTRALADEQVDVVALEKDKVKGAIRTDFILSAEIIVLSLGVVAGASFGQQVAVLVAIALAMTVGVYGVVAAIVKLDDLGLYLTRKGASLAALGRGILVAAPWLMKFLSVAGTLAMFLVGGGILVHNIPVLHHLVMDLAKSAAGMGWLVEALGNMLVGVVAGAVVLAVVTGFQKLRGNKAAH; from the coding sequence ATGGCCGGTGCCAGCCTGTTCACCCTGCTCGACGACATCGCCACCCTGCTGGACGACGTTTCCATCCTGACCAAGGTTGCGGCCAAGAAGACCGCTGGCGTGCTGGGCGACGATCTGGCGCTCAACGCACAGCAGGTGACCGGCGTCAGTGCCGACCGCGAATTGCCGGTGGTGTGGGCGGTGGCGAAGGGGTCGTTGGTCAACAAGGTGATCCTGGTGCCGGCGGCGTTGGCGATCAGCGCGCTGGAAGCCTGGTTGCGCGGACGCGGCTACAACGTGCCTTTGGTGATGCCGCTGATGATGATCGGCGGCGCCTACCTGTGCTTCGAAGGCGTGGAGAAGCTGGCGCACAAGTTCCTGCACGACGAAGAGGAAGACGCACAGCGGCATGCCGAGCGCACCCGTGCGCTGGCTGACGAACAGGTCGATGTGGTGGCGCTGGAGAAAGACAAGGTCAAGGGCGCGATCCGCACCGACTTCATCCTGTCCGCGGAGATCATCGTGCTGTCGCTGGGCGTGGTGGCGGGCGCATCGTTCGGGCAGCAGGTGGCAGTGCTGGTGGCAATCGCCCTGGCGATGACCGTGGGGGTCTACGGCGTGGTTGCAGCGATTGTGAAACTCGACGATCTGGGCCTGTACCTGACCCGCAAGGGCGCCTCGCTGGCAGCGCTCGGCCGCGGCATTCTGGTCGCTGCGCCGTGGCTAATGAAGTTTCTGTCGGTGGCCGGCACGCTGGCGATGTTCCTGGTCGGCGGCGGCATCCTGGTCCACAACATTCCTGTGCTGCATCACCTTGTCATGGATCTGGCCAAGTCGGCTGCCGGCATGGGCTGGCTGGTCGAAGCCCTGGGCAACATGCTGGTCGGGGTGGTCGCCGGCGCGGTGGTGCTGGCAGTGGTCACCGGGTTTCAGAAGCTGCGCGGCAACAAGGCCGCGCACTGA